The following are from one region of the Haloactinomyces albus genome:
- the recD2 gene encoding SF1B family DNA helicase RecD2, with amino-acid sequence MGTQGHRSQGGAHRGGALEGTLERITFANEETGYTVARVDAGRGDLVTVVGALLGAQPGEALRMWGRWGSHPQYGRQFHVEDYRTVLPATVQGIRRYLGSGLIKGIGPKLAEKVVDYFGTDALEVIEHEPERLIEVPKLGPKRTGLIAEAWEEQKAIKEVMVFLQGVGVSTSLAVKIYKQYPGDAIRVVREEPYRLATDVWGIGFKTADTIAQAVGIPHDSPQRVKAGLQFVLSESTGDGHCYLPESELVTEATRILAVDERLIVECLAELVAEEGVVREEIHTEDGEPVPAIYLVPFHRAEVALSQQLLRLLRTGGNRLSAFAAVDWDKAFEWLQRSTDAELADAQRTAVRLALTERVAVLTGGPGCGKSFTVRSIVALARAKRAKVVLAAPTGRAAKRLTELTGHEAATVHRLLQLQPGGDANFDRDNPLDADLVVVDEASMLDLLLANKLVKAVAEGAHLLLVGDVDQLPSVGAGEVLRDLLAENTPIPHVRLNEVFRQAAESGVVANAHRINAGNYPHTRGLADFFLFSVDDAEQTAELMGDVVCRRIPRKFGLDPRTDVQVLAPMHRGPAGAGVLNQLLQEELTPARESTPERRVGGRVFRVGDKVTQIRNNYDKGVNGVFNGTQGVVTALDLEGQTLTVRTDEDEDIGYDFAELDELVHAYALTIHRSQGSEYPCVVIPLTTSAWMMLQRNLLYTAVTRAKRLVVLVGSKKALGRAVRAVGSGRRHTTLAHRLHRT; translated from the coding sequence ATGGGTACGCAGGGGCACCGGTCGCAGGGCGGGGCGCATCGTGGTGGGGCTCTGGAAGGAACGCTGGAGCGGATCACCTTCGCCAATGAGGAGACCGGGTACACGGTTGCGCGGGTTGATGCCGGCCGCGGTGACCTGGTGACCGTGGTTGGCGCGCTGCTGGGTGCGCAGCCGGGGGAGGCGTTGCGGATGTGGGGGCGATGGGGATCGCACCCGCAATATGGGCGCCAGTTCCACGTCGAGGACTACCGCACGGTGCTGCCCGCGACGGTGCAGGGCATCCGCCGCTATCTGGGCTCGGGACTGATCAAGGGGATCGGGCCGAAGCTGGCGGAGAAGGTCGTGGATTACTTCGGCACCGATGCGCTGGAGGTGATCGAGCACGAGCCGGAGCGGTTGATCGAAGTGCCCAAGCTGGGGCCGAAACGTACCGGGTTGATCGCCGAGGCCTGGGAAGAGCAGAAGGCGATCAAGGAGGTGATGGTATTCCTGCAGGGCGTCGGGGTGTCGACGTCGCTGGCGGTGAAGATCTACAAGCAGTACCCCGGTGATGCGATCCGCGTGGTGCGCGAGGAGCCCTACCGATTGGCCACCGATGTGTGGGGTATCGGATTCAAGACCGCCGATACGATCGCTCAAGCCGTGGGGATCCCGCACGACTCGCCGCAGCGGGTCAAGGCGGGCCTGCAGTTCGTCTTGTCGGAGTCCACCGGTGACGGGCACTGCTATCTGCCCGAATCCGAGTTGGTCACCGAGGCCACGCGGATCCTCGCGGTGGATGAGCGGTTGATCGTCGAGTGCCTGGCGGAACTGGTCGCCGAAGAAGGCGTCGTCCGCGAGGAGATCCACACCGAGGACGGTGAACCGGTGCCTGCGATCTACCTGGTGCCGTTCCATCGTGCCGAGGTCGCTCTGTCCCAGCAGCTGCTGCGGTTGCTGCGGACCGGCGGCAACCGGCTGTCGGCGTTCGCCGCGGTGGACTGGGACAAGGCGTTCGAGTGGTTGCAGCGCAGCACCGATGCCGAGCTGGCCGACGCGCAGCGAACCGCGGTCCGCCTGGCATTGACCGAGAGGGTTGCGGTGCTGACCGGTGGACCGGGGTGCGGCAAGAGCTTCACGGTGCGCTCGATCGTCGCCCTGGCTCGGGCGAAGCGGGCCAAGGTCGTGCTGGCCGCGCCGACCGGACGCGCGGCCAAGCGACTGACCGAGCTGACCGGACATGAGGCTGCGACGGTGCATCGGCTGCTGCAGCTACAGCCCGGCGGAGACGCCAACTTCGACCGGGACAATCCGCTCGATGCCGACCTGGTGGTTGTCGACGAAGCCTCGATGCTGGACCTGCTGTTGGCGAACAAACTGGTCAAAGCGGTGGCCGAGGGGGCTCACCTGTTGCTGGTGGGCGATGTGGACCAGTTGCCGTCGGTGGGCGCGGGCGAGGTCCTGCGCGACCTGCTGGCCGAGAACACACCGATTCCGCACGTGCGGTTGAACGAGGTGTTCCGGCAAGCCGCCGAGTCCGGAGTGGTCGCCAACGCCCATCGCATCAACGCGGGAAACTATCCGCACACTCGGGGGCTGGCCGATTTCTTCCTGTTCTCCGTGGACGACGCCGAGCAGACCGCCGAGCTGATGGGAGATGTGGTGTGCCGCCGCATCCCACGCAAGTTCGGCCTCGATCCGCGTACCGACGTGCAGGTGCTGGCACCGATGCACCGCGGTCCGGCCGGAGCAGGCGTGTTGAACCAGCTGCTGCAGGAGGAACTGACCCCGGCGCGGGAGAGCACCCCGGAGCGGCGGGTCGGCGGCCGGGTGTTCCGGGTCGGTGACAAGGTCACCCAGATTCGCAACAACTACGACAAGGGCGTCAACGGCGTGTTCAACGGCACGCAGGGAGTCGTGACCGCACTCGACCTCGAAGGTCAGACACTGACCGTGCGCACCGACGAGGACGAGGACATCGGCTACGACTTCGCCGAACTCGACGAACTCGTGCACGCCTACGCGTTGACGATCCACCGCTCGCAGGGCAGTGAATACCCCTGTGTGGTCATTCCGCTGACCACCAGCGCCTGGATGATGCTGCAGCGCAACCTGCTCTACACCGCGGTCACCCGCGCCAAGCGGCTCGTGGTGCTCGTCGGTTCGAAAAAGGCTCTGGGGCGGGCTGTGCGCGCGGTGGGTTCCGGACGCCGCCACACCACACTGGCACACCGGCTGCATCGGACCTGA
- a CDS encoding MBL fold metallo-hydrolase: MLSDGPGRGGLAGIFDGRIDDDLGKLLAAGLLTVEQHGRHRYYRLTGPHVGRLIEMLAQLAPATPTGDMLFSPNSGPNSPSNVPRSGTAQTGSNNATTWQARSAAVSWLTSPISAGSAGHRAIEPSTSPTQARAAWPTSSAFGLPTKQIGHHRGAPADRRTGDAGTRLTLTIFGMGVKLFGSDEPHHVLCRITLADTFSEDAAMPAEPVATPLSTAATAWLQLPGGWFLNNAGWITGNDRTLLIDTCATEARSRHLLEAAQAAGSTGTPITAALTHAHGDHAHGAGLVAAAGGSVLASATAAAEIVTGPHTYPEVFTCSTWGNIPPPDHIESVTEVTHLNLGGRTAEIHPVPTHAHTNGDLVVFLPREKVLFTGDLLFSGVTPLALQGSITGWLAALDWLATFEVATFVPGHGPLDTTGGAFAAVRGYLQWLLEAVNDTDQPDFPALEERARAVWPDWHDAERHAVNLRVAHAEARQQPLDLTATLGAMLRTTGGPIPLEV; encoded by the coding sequence GTGCTGTCGGATGGCCCCGGACGTGGCGGCCTCGCCGGAATATTCGACGGCAGGATCGATGACGACCTCGGCAAGCTGTTGGCCGCTGGTCTCCTGACGGTCGAACAGCACGGCCGCCACCGCTACTACCGGCTCACCGGGCCGCACGTCGGGCGGCTCATCGAAATGCTCGCCCAGCTTGCTCCTGCCACACCGACAGGGGACATGCTTTTCTCACCGAATTCGGGGCCGAACTCCCCAAGCAACGTCCCACGGTCCGGTACTGCACAGACTGGATCGAACAACGCCACCACCTGGCAGGCGCGATCGGCTGCGGTCTCCTGGCTCACCTCACCGATCTCGGCTGGATCCGCCGGGCACCGGGCAATCGAGCCATCCACGTCACCGACGCAGGCAAGAGCGGCTTGGCCGACGTCTTCGGCATTCGGCTTACCGACGAAACAGATCGGCCATCACCGGGGAGCTCCTGCCGATCGGAGAACAGGTGACGCGGGGACACGGCTGACGTTGACGATCTTCGGCATGGGCGTCAAGCTTTTCGGTAGCGATGAGCCGCACCATGTCCTGTGCCGGATCACGCTCGCCGATACCTTCAGTGAGGATGCTGCCATGCCCGCAGAACCCGTCGCCACACCGCTGAGCACGGCCGCCACCGCGTGGCTGCAACTTCCCGGCGGATGGTTCCTCAACAACGCGGGCTGGATCACCGGAAACGATCGCACACTGCTGATCGACACCTGCGCCACCGAAGCCCGCTCCCGGCACCTCCTCGAAGCCGCCCAAGCCGCAGGCTCCACAGGCACACCCATCACAGCCGCACTCACCCACGCCCACGGCGATCACGCTCACGGCGCCGGACTCGTGGCCGCCGCAGGCGGGTCGGTGCTGGCCTCGGCCACAGCCGCGGCCGAGATCGTCACCGGACCGCACACCTACCCGGAGGTGTTCACCTGCTCGACCTGGGGCAACATCCCGCCCCCGGACCACATCGAGTCCGTCACCGAAGTCACCCACCTCAACCTCGGCGGACGCACCGCCGAGATCCACCCGGTGCCCACCCACGCGCACACCAACGGCGACCTCGTGGTCTTTCTCCCCCGGGAGAAAGTCCTGTTCACCGGTGATCTCCTCTTTTCCGGCGTCACTCCCCTGGCACTGCAGGGATCGATCACCGGCTGGCTGGCAGCTCTGGACTGGCTGGCCACCTTCGAGGTCGCCACCTTCGTGCCCGGCCACGGTCCTCTGGACACCACCGGTGGCGCCTTCGCCGCCGTACGCGGCTACCTGCAATGGCTCCTGGAGGCCGTCAACGACACCGACCAGCCCGACTTTCCGGCCCTGGAAGAACGGGCCCGCGCCGTCTGGCCCGACTGGCACGACGCCGAACGCCACGCCGTCAACCTCCGCGTCGCCCATGCCGAAGCACGGCAACAACCCCTCGACCTCACGGCAACACTCGGCGCCATGCTGCGCACAACCGGCGGCCCCATCCCGCTCGAAGTCTGA
- a CDS encoding LLM class flavin-dependent oxidoreductase, which translates to MDVPLSILDLAHVGRGETESDSLQASVDLAQRAERWGYRRIWYAEHHNMPRIASSATSVLIGHVAAHTRSIRLGAGGVMLPNHAPLTIAEQFGTLETLFPGRIDLGLGRAPGSDQQTTRALRRDATAADSFPQDVQELQGYLTGESLVSGVEATPGKGTDVPLYILGSSLFGAKLAAALGLPYSFASHFAPNALEDAVAIYRRQFTPSKQLQEPHVIAGANIIAADTVEQAQEQFQAAKRSRLRQLTRQSLTREEADRALESPAGQQVQQMLTYSAVGTPEETKDYLDGFAKHAQADELMVTSMAPDRDAWLRSVELLADVSGLTSA; encoded by the coding sequence ATGGATGTGCCACTGTCCATTCTTGACCTTGCACACGTCGGTCGAGGAGAAACGGAGAGCGACAGCCTGCAGGCGAGTGTGGATCTGGCTCAGCGAGCCGAGCGGTGGGGGTATCGGCGGATCTGGTATGCCGAGCATCACAACATGCCGCGCATCGCGTCTTCGGCGACGAGCGTGCTCATCGGGCACGTCGCCGCACACACCCGATCGATCCGACTCGGGGCCGGCGGCGTGATGCTGCCGAATCATGCCCCGCTGACCATCGCCGAACAGTTCGGTACCTTGGAAACGCTGTTTCCGGGACGTATCGACCTCGGCCTCGGACGGGCACCCGGCAGCGACCAACAGACCACACGGGCCCTGCGCCGCGATGCGACGGCTGCGGACAGCTTTCCGCAGGACGTGCAGGAACTGCAGGGCTACCTGACGGGTGAGTCCCTGGTTTCGGGCGTTGAGGCCACGCCGGGCAAGGGCACCGACGTGCCGCTGTACATTCTCGGTTCCTCCCTGTTCGGGGCCAAGCTCGCCGCCGCACTCGGGCTCCCGTACTCCTTTGCCTCGCACTTCGCGCCGAACGCGCTGGAGGATGCCGTGGCGATCTACCGACGCCAGTTCACGCCGTCCAAGCAACTGCAGGAACCGCACGTCATCGCCGGTGCCAACATCATCGCGGCCGACACCGTGGAGCAGGCCCAGGAGCAGTTCCAGGCCGCCAAGCGCAGCAGGCTCCGGCAGTTGACCCGCCAGTCCTTGACGCGGGAGGAAGCCGACAGGGCCCTGGAATCCCCGGCTGGGCAGCAGGTCCAGCAGATGCTCACCTATTCCGCCGTGGGGACCCCGGAGGAGACGAAGGACTACCTGGACGGCTTCGCCAAGCATGCCCAGGCCGACGAACTGATGGTCACCTCGATGGCCCCCGACCGGGACGCCTGGCTGCGTTCCGTCGAGCTGCTGGCCGACGTCAGCGGGCTGACCTCCGCTTAG
- a CDS encoding electron transfer flavoprotein subunit alpha/FixB family protein, whose translation MLLVLVEDESGTVTSGSREALTLARGLAADLGLPVHAAAFGERSELAATLSAYGVSTLHLLEGTFTDDYSPECWGAALGELIQHAGATGVVAAASDWGNEVLAHASARTGEAFASNCVTVHAGERWSLTRVRGGGMLLEDAELTGAVKFVSLATGSVEPAELPVPQQIATQSFLPEQVGDLAHSTIVDRTTRGSGVSLSTARVIVSGGRGVGSAEGFESLEELATLLGGAVGCSRVATNSGWRPHSDQVGLTGTKIAADLYIACGISGATQHWVGCMGAKTILAINTDPEAPLVTRADYAVIGDVHQILPAILERARARKQEVQGAA comes from the coding sequence ATGTTGCTCGTACTCGTGGAAGACGAATCGGGAACCGTCACCAGCGGTTCCCGCGAGGCACTCACGCTTGCCCGCGGGCTCGCGGCAGATCTGGGATTGCCCGTGCACGCCGCCGCGTTCGGTGAGCGCAGCGAGCTCGCGGCCACGCTGTCCGCCTATGGAGTGTCCACGCTGCACCTGCTCGAGGGGACGTTCACGGACGACTACTCACCCGAATGCTGGGGCGCTGCCCTGGGCGAACTGATCCAGCACGCCGGAGCCACCGGTGTCGTCGCGGCCGCAAGCGATTGGGGCAACGAGGTCCTGGCCCACGCCTCCGCACGCACCGGGGAGGCATTCGCCAGCAACTGTGTCACGGTCCACGCGGGCGAGCGGTGGAGCCTGACCCGGGTTCGCGGTGGCGGGATGCTGCTCGAAGACGCCGAGCTGACCGGTGCGGTCAAGTTCGTCAGTCTCGCGACCGGATCCGTCGAACCGGCCGAACTACCGGTGCCTCAGCAGATCGCCACGCAATCGTTCCTGCCCGAGCAGGTCGGCGACCTCGCCCACAGCACGATCGTCGACCGCACAACCCGTGGTTCCGGCGTCTCACTGTCCACGGCACGGGTGATCGTCTCCGGTGGGCGCGGGGTCGGCAGCGCCGAAGGTTTCGAGAGCCTGGAGGAGCTGGCAACGCTACTCGGCGGCGCTGTCGGCTGTTCCCGGGTGGCCACGAACAGCGGGTGGCGACCGCACAGCGATCAGGTCGGTCTGACGGGCACGAAGATCGCCGCTGACCTCTACATCGCGTGCGGCATCAGCGGCGCGACCCAGCACTGGGTGGGCTGCATGGGAGCCAAGACCATCCTCGCGATCAACACCGATCCCGAAGCTCCCCTGGTGACTCGCGCGGACTACGCGGTCATCGGCGATGTGCACCAGATCCTGCCCGCGATACTCGAGCGGGCTCGGGCGCGTAAGCAGGAGGTCCAAGGGGCTGCGTAA
- a CDS encoding electron transfer flavoprotein subunit beta/FixA family protein yields the protein MKVLVCIKRVPAPGAKIQITEDGLDIDTRHLGFTIGPHEECAVEEAVRLVAEHGGHATVLTAGPPEAEEQLRYGMSMGANAGVLTEHTAHDPQATATALTETIRTLESEDGNFDLILFGNESADAGNYQVGIRVACALERPIVGGIKGIELASEGAHVALQRESADGIEVYQAPLPAIAAVKEGLNLPRYPSIQGRLRAKKAPLRTMQPETAPGGLRTVQLRQPPEKQHETVVLGYGADAADSVVDLLTEKGMV from the coding sequence ATGAAAGTACTCGTCTGCATCAAGCGTGTCCCCGCACCCGGGGCGAAAATCCAGATCACCGAGGACGGCCTGGACATCGACACCCGCCACCTCGGATTCACCATCGGGCCGCACGAGGAGTGCGCCGTCGAAGAGGCCGTGCGGCTCGTCGCCGAGCACGGCGGCCATGCCACCGTGCTCACCGCGGGACCGCCCGAGGCGGAGGAACAGCTGCGCTACGGGATGTCCATGGGAGCCAATGCCGGCGTGCTCACCGAGCACACTGCGCACGACCCGCAGGCCACGGCCACAGCGCTGACGGAAACGATCAGAACGCTGGAGTCCGAAGACGGGAACTTCGATCTCATCCTGTTCGGCAACGAATCGGCGGACGCGGGCAATTACCAGGTCGGTATCCGGGTCGCATGCGCACTCGAACGCCCCATCGTCGGTGGGATCAAGGGTATCGAGCTCGCCTCCGAAGGCGCACACGTAGCCCTGCAGCGGGAAAGCGCCGACGGGATCGAGGTGTACCAGGCACCGCTGCCCGCGATCGCCGCCGTCAAAGAGGGGCTCAATCTTCCGCGCTATCCCAGCATTCAAGGCAGGCTTCGGGCGAAGAAAGCACCCCTGCGCACCATGCAGCCGGAAACGGCTCCGGGTGGCCTGCGCACGGTGCAACTGCGGCAGCCCCCGGAGAAACAGCACGAGACCGTCGTGCTCGGATACGGAGCCGACGCCGCCGACTCCGTTGTCGACCTTCTTACCGAGAAGGGAATGGTGTGA